Proteins encoded within one genomic window of Acinetobacter sp. YWS30-1:
- a CDS encoding toxic anion resistance protein codes for MTKSDVVNLPVESSTELTEQKFQQMDLKELGLQPADFQGVLAARKELQNMSHNSVAEYGKNIATKTSSYTDELLNLVQNKDLDATGQKLNQVVQVAQQLNTSSILNKKKSSGFLGNIISKFKGVKDNFDSHFNTTKEQIDVLVKEIETSQSGLKARVDTLDKMFDGVQEEYKQLGIHIAAGRLREQELQQEIAALTALPQDQSTTQKIYDLNHLANNLEKRISDLQVLQQSAMQTLPMIRIIQSNNLMLVDKFYAIKNITLPAWKNQISLAISLNEQKNSVQLANTIDDATNELLRRNADLLHQNSVDTAKANQRSVIDIETLEHVQNTLIKTVNDVIQIQKEGVQKRTEATLRLRALQDNLNHLVIESSTSGSKPN; via the coding sequence ATGACCAAATCTGATGTAGTAAATTTACCTGTCGAAAGCTCAACTGAACTGACTGAACAGAAGTTTCAGCAAATGGATCTCAAAGAGCTGGGCTTGCAGCCTGCCGATTTTCAGGGGGTCTTGGCAGCACGTAAAGAACTGCAGAATATGAGTCATAATAGTGTGGCCGAATATGGCAAAAATATAGCCACCAAAACTTCAAGCTATACCGATGAATTGCTGAATCTGGTGCAGAACAAAGATCTGGATGCAACCGGTCAAAAGCTGAATCAGGTGGTGCAGGTGGCACAGCAACTGAATACCAGCAGTATCTTGAACAAGAAAAAAAGTTCAGGATTTCTGGGCAATATCATCAGCAAGTTTAAAGGGGTTAAAGATAACTTTGACTCGCATTTCAATACCACCAAAGAACAGATTGATGTGCTGGTCAAGGAAATTGAAACATCGCAATCCGGATTAAAAGCCCGCGTTGATACGCTGGATAAAATGTTCGATGGGGTGCAGGAAGAATATAAACAGCTGGGTATTCATATTGCAGCTGGACGTTTACGTGAACAGGAATTACAGCAGGAAATTGCTGCGCTCACAGCTTTGCCACAAGATCAGAGCACCACGCAAAAAATCTATGACCTAAATCATCTGGCCAATAATCTGGAAAAACGCATCAGTGATTTACAGGTATTGCAGCAATCTGCGATGCAGACTTTGCCTATGATCCGGATTATTCAGTCCAATAACCTGATGCTGGTGGATAAATTCTATGCCATTAAAAATATCACATTGCCAGCATGGAAAAACCAGATCAGTCTGGCCATTTCACTGAATGAACAGAAGAACAGCGTACAGCTGGCCAATACCATTGATGATGCGACCAATGAGCTTTTACGCCGTAATGCAGATTTATTGCATCAAAACTCGGTCGATACGGCAAAAGCCAACCAGCGTTCTGTTATTGATATTGAAACGCTTGAACATGTGCAAAATACCCTCATTAAAACTGTTAATGATGTGATTCAGATCCAGAAAGAAGGTGTACAGAAACGTACTGAAGCAACGCTACGTTTAAGAGCCTTACAAGATAATCTGAATCATTTGGTGATTGAATCAAGTACCAGTGGATCTAAACCCAACTAA
- a CDS encoding tellurium resistance protein — MSQIDVLIPIQDIAVEQSEILSIKRNELVPLLHDQYKLNHYADPLIQAQSVLLNGVDPHLTQQLSQTIEQLIQMLAQSKKYLKKRKFNALQKWLGIDLDYGSRQVEYYKKLDYLLDQADHLSRKLQIEIQKSQSRFQQLIGLREQMAKHIVAAEEFLSEYPQFVRNQHPLDNFSERLSKKVHTLRTLQSSNDIAITQMQLSQQLSYSLLDRFKEAQQVLIPAWQYHVKQSQTKHSTSDLEKLDNSRDNLIKTLKKSLEKPSNT; from the coding sequence ATGTCACAGATAGATGTTTTGATTCCAATCCAAGACATTGCAGTAGAGCAGAGCGAGATTCTAAGTATCAAGCGCAACGAACTTGTGCCTTTACTCCACGATCAATACAAGCTGAATCATTATGCTGACCCACTTATTCAGGCGCAGTCCGTACTATTAAATGGGGTAGATCCGCATCTGACCCAACAACTGAGCCAGACGATTGAACAGCTGATTCAGATGTTGGCTCAATCAAAAAAATATCTGAAAAAACGTAAATTTAATGCCTTACAGAAATGGCTGGGTATTGATCTGGATTATGGCTCAAGACAGGTTGAATACTATAAAAAGCTGGACTATTTACTGGATCAGGCAGATCACCTTAGCCGTAAGTTGCAAATTGAAATTCAGAAATCTCAATCTCGATTCCAGCAGCTGATCGGTTTACGTGAGCAAATGGCCAAGCATATTGTGGCAGCAGAAGAATTTTTATCTGAATATCCGCAGTTTGTCAGGAATCAGCATCCACTGGATAATTTTTCTGAGCGGCTTTCGAAAAAGGTGCATACCCTAAGAACCTTGCAAAGCAGTAATGACATCGCCATTACTCAGATGCAATTGTCCCAGCAACTGTCTTATAGCCTGCTGGATCGATTTAAAGAAGCGCAACAGGTGCTGATTCCGGCCTGGCAATATCATGTCAAACAAAGCCAGACGAAACACTCGACAAGTGATCTGGAAAAACTCGATAATAGCCGGGACAATCTGATTAAAACGTTAAAAAAGTCACTCGAGAAACCCTCGAATACATAA
- a CDS encoding TIGR00645 family protein, with translation MIKINNKVGNLRIKWNVFFHNTMYAARWILAPVYFGLSFALLLLALKFFQEVIHVLPHIFKYTEADLILVILSLVDMTMVGGLIVMVMFSGYENFVSQLKIDKNKTRLNWLGTMDANSLKLKVAASIVAISSIHLLRIFMDARNVENDKIMWYIIMHLTFVVSAFIMGYLDKLTKH, from the coding sequence ATGATCAAGATCAACAATAAAGTAGGTAACCTGAGAATAAAATGGAACGTTTTTTTTCATAATACGATGTATGCCGCACGCTGGATCTTAGCACCTGTCTATTTTGGTTTATCATTCGCTTTATTATTACTGGCCTTAAAATTCTTTCAGGAAGTAATTCATGTCCTGCCGCATATCTTTAAATATACTGAAGCTGACCTGATCCTGGTGATTCTATCCCTGGTTGATATGACCATGGTGGGTGGACTTATTGTGATGGTGATGTTTTCAGGTTATGAAAATTTCGTTTCACAACTCAAAATCGATAAAAATAAAACCCGCCTGAACTGGCTCGGCACTATGGATGCCAATTCGCTTAAACTCAAAGTTGCGGCTTCCATCGTAGCTATTTCTTCGATTCATTTACTACGTATTTTTATGGATGCTCGTAACGTCGAGAATGACAAAATCATGTGGTACATCATCATGCATCTGACTTTTGTGGTTTCTGCATTTATTATGGGTTATCTGGATAAACTCACAAAGCATTAA
- the rnk gene encoding nucleoside diphosphate kinase regulator — MAKPKIILSEQDVERLETMLENQDKLSETMLQLEDELARAEVVKPEDMPSNVVTMHARALLTIAPSTEPVEITLVYPHEFKGEKGQVNVVAPIGTAILGLAEGQTIEWPQPDGQLMKVTIEKVLYQPEREGDYL; from the coding sequence ATGGCTAAACCAAAAATTATTTTATCTGAACAGGATGTGGAGCGTCTCGAAACCATGCTTGAAAATCAGGACAAGCTCAGTGAGACCATGCTTCAACTGGAAGATGAACTGGCTCGTGCTGAAGTGGTCAAGCCAGAGGACATGCCAAGCAATGTGGTGACCATGCATGCGCGTGCATTGCTGACGATTGCACCATCAACGGAGCCTGTAGAAATTACTCTAGTCTACCCGCATGAGTTTAAAGGTGAAAAAGGGCAGGTGAATGTCGTAGCACCGATTGGAACTGCAATCTTGGGCCTGGCAGAAGGACAGACCATTGAATGGCCACAACCTGATGGTCAGTTGATGAAAGTCACGATTGAAAAAGTGCTGTATCAGCCGGAACGGGAAGGTGACTATCTATAA
- the glyA gene encoding serine hydroxymethyltransferase: MFANISIAEFDPEIAQAISNEDARQEAHIELIASENYCSPAVMEAQGSKLTNKYAEGYPGKRYYGGCEYVDVIEQLAIDRAKELFGADYANVQPHAGSQANSAVYLALLNPGDTVLGMSLAHGGHLTHGAKVSFSGKTYNAIQYGLNPETGEIDYEEVERLAVEHKPRMIVAGFSAYSQIVDWQRFRDIADKVGAYLFVDMAHVAGLVAAGVYPSPVQIADVTTTTTHKTLRGPRSGLILAKANEEIEKKLQSAVFPGNQGGPLVHAVAAKAICFKEAMAPEYKAYQQQVVKNAQAMAEVLIERGYDVVSGGTKNHLFLLSLIKQDITGKDADAWLGAAHITVNKNSVPNDPRSPFVTSGIRIGTPAVTTRGFGESEVRELAGWIADILDAKGDEAVIAAVKEKVAAVCAKFPVYAK; encoded by the coding sequence ATGTTTGCCAATATCTCTATTGCTGAATTTGATCCAGAAATCGCTCAAGCAATCTCTAACGAAGATGCTCGCCAAGAAGCGCACATCGAGTTGATCGCTTCTGAAAACTATTGCTCACCAGCAGTAATGGAAGCTCAAGGATCAAAACTCACTAACAAATATGCAGAAGGCTACCCAGGCAAACGCTACTATGGCGGTTGTGAATATGTAGATGTCATTGAACAATTGGCAATTGACCGTGCTAAAGAATTATTTGGTGCTGATTATGCTAACGTTCAGCCACATGCTGGTTCTCAAGCAAACTCTGCAGTTTATTTAGCGCTGCTTAACCCAGGCGACACAGTATTGGGTATGAGCTTGGCTCACGGTGGTCACTTGACTCACGGTGCGAAAGTAAGCTTCTCAGGTAAAACTTATAATGCAATTCAATACGGTCTGAATCCAGAAACTGGTGAGATCGATTATGAAGAAGTTGAACGTCTAGCTGTAGAACACAAACCACGTATGATCGTAGCTGGTTTCTCTGCATACAGCCAAATCGTAGATTGGCAACGTTTCCGTGACATCGCGGATAAAGTTGGCGCTTACCTGTTTGTAGATATGGCTCACGTTGCTGGTCTGGTTGCTGCTGGCGTTTACCCAAGCCCAGTTCAAATTGCTGACGTAACAACAACGACTACTCATAAAACTCTTCGTGGTCCTCGTTCAGGTCTGATCCTGGCGAAAGCAAATGAAGAAATCGAGAAAAAACTTCAATCAGCTGTATTCCCAGGTAACCAAGGTGGTCCTCTGGTTCACGCGGTTGCTGCTAAAGCAATCTGCTTCAAAGAAGCAATGGCACCTGAATACAAAGCATACCAACAACAAGTGGTTAAGAATGCTCAAGCTATGGCTGAAGTTCTAATCGAACGCGGTTACGACGTTGTATCTGGCGGCACTAAAAACCACCTGTTCTTATTGTCTCTGATCAAACAAGACATCACTGGTAAAGATGCTGACGCTTGGTTAGGTGCTGCTCACATCACTGTGAACAAAAACTCTGTACCAAACGATCCACGTTCTCCATTCGTAACTTCAGGTATCCGTATCGGTACACCTGCTGTAACGACTCGTGGTTTTGGTGAATCAGAAGTTCGTGAACTTGCTGGTTGGATCGCTGACATCCTTGATGCTAAAGGCGATGAAGCTGTGATCGCTGCGGTTAAAGAAAAAGTTGCTGCTGTTTGTGCTAAATTCCCTGTTTACGCAAAATAA
- a CDS encoding alpha/beta hydrolase: protein MKRHVLTGSLLALSVALTACNDSDDDRYYESKPAIPVNNIDNPVVTTPVAYTKTDLTAVADESVVMTYKMLGINNKETQATALLFTPKGTPPAKGWPIVAWAHGTTGVADQCAPSRNEINSYIKNMIAGFLQAGYVVVAPDYEGLGEPGGKELHPFLNLKSEAYSITDAVVAAKDYLGSDASNQWMAVGHSQGGQAALGAAQYAARASQMTYKGTVALAPASNFSLILAGGEAQAGQEPDLNKKIQTLASLDTFTALIVAGLRNPNLNLQYIQVFKTPTDEIAKNAETDCYDVLGKKFGTAMGAYAQTNGNLEEYPRTQANFMSIPVVKNFLDKDSQPLQVKVSTPVIIYQGEADSTVPKAATDVLVSLANQKQTSVRYITDGSWDHGSVYALNIANIISDVKSLMPIQ, encoded by the coding sequence ATGAAACGTCATGTATTGACTGGTTCTCTACTCGCGCTAAGCGTAGCTTTAACTGCCTGTAATGATAGCGATGATGATCGTTATTATGAATCCAAACCCGCTATTCCCGTAAATAATATTGACAATCCAGTCGTAACCACACCTGTAGCCTATACCAAAACAGATCTGACTGCTGTTGCCGATGAGAGCGTGGTCATGACCTATAAGATGTTAGGTATTAATAATAAGGAAACCCAAGCGACGGCACTGCTTTTCACTCCAAAAGGAACGCCTCCTGCAAAAGGTTGGCCGATAGTGGCATGGGCACATGGTACGACGGGTGTGGCCGATCAGTGTGCACCAAGTCGCAATGAAATAAATTCTTATATCAAAAATATGATTGCCGGATTCCTTCAAGCGGGATATGTGGTCGTTGCGCCTGATTATGAAGGTTTGGGTGAGCCGGGTGGAAAAGAACTTCATCCTTTCCTTAACCTTAAGAGTGAAGCTTATTCGATTACCGATGCTGTAGTCGCAGCAAAAGACTATTTAGGTTCGGATGCCTCTAATCAGTGGATGGCAGTCGGTCATTCTCAAGGTGGTCAAGCGGCTTTAGGCGCTGCCCAATATGCAGCACGTGCTTCTCAAATGACTTATAAAGGTACGGTAGCTTTAGCTCCTGCTTCTAATTTCAGTCTGATTCTGGCAGGTGGAGAGGCTCAAGCTGGACAAGAACCAGATCTGAATAAAAAGATTCAAACTCTAGCCTCTTTAGATACTTTTACCGCGCTGATCGTCGCGGGATTGCGTAATCCGAATCTAAATCTGCAATATATTCAGGTCTTTAAAACACCAACAGACGAGATTGCCAAGAATGCCGAAACAGATTGTTATGATGTATTAGGCAAGAAATTCGGTACGGCAATGGGAGCTTATGCCCAAACCAATGGGAATCTGGAAGAATATCCGCGTACTCAAGCTAATTTTATGAGTATTCCAGTAGTGAAGAATTTCTTGGATAAAGACTCTCAGCCTTTACAGGTTAAAGTGTCTACACCTGTGATTATTTATCAGGGAGAGGCGGATTCTACTGTTCCAAAGGCTGCAACAGATGTTTTAGTGAGCTTAGCGAATCAGAAACAAACCTCGGTACGATATATTACGGACGGTTCATGGGATCATGGTAGCGTCTATGCACTGAATATCGCTAATATTATTTCAGATGTAAAATCTCTAATGCCAATTCAATAA
- a CDS encoding putative quorum-sensing-regulated virulence factor, with protein MQAIILDTETHTLNGQPIEIAYAPVEIIDHKISLDKSRLFDQLYSCDEPISFAAMAVHHILQSDLEGQPHYSSFELPQETTYIIGHNIDYDIRALEKCGVDSSNIKAICTLALARRVWPEAEAHNISALIYMITKGSERAREMIRKAHRADMDIILTANILMHIVHHLKISSIEELYEASEDARIPRTINFGKHRGTAIADLPADYVQWLLRQDDLDPYLRKALENTAILTL; from the coding sequence ATGCAGGCTATCATTCTCGATACTGAAACCCATACCTTGAATGGTCAACCCATTGAAATTGCCTATGCGCCTGTAGAGATCATAGACCATAAAATCAGTCTGGATAAAAGTCGCTTGTTTGATCAACTTTATTCATGCGACGAACCGATTTCCTTTGCCGCAATGGCCGTACATCATATTCTGCAGTCCGATTTGGAAGGACAACCGCATTACAGCAGCTTTGAACTCCCGCAAGAAACCACTTATATCATTGGCCATAATATTGATTATGATATTCGTGCCTTAGAAAAATGTGGCGTCGATTCATCGAATATTAAAGCAATTTGTACCCTTGCCCTCGCCCGCCGTGTTTGGCCAGAGGCTGAAGCACATAATATCTCTGCATTAATCTATATGATTACCAAAGGCAGCGAGCGCGCCCGAGAAATGATCCGTAAAGCCCATCGCGCCGATATGGATATCATTTTGACAGCAAATATCCTGATGCATATTGTGCATCACCTGAAAATCAGCAGTATTGAAGAACTCTATGAGGCATCTGAAGATGCGCGTATTCCACGGACCATCAATTTTGGTAAGCACCGTGGCACTGCGATTGCCGATCTTCCTGCTGACTATGTTCAGTGGTTACTTCGCCAGGACGACTTAGATCCTTATCTACGCAAAGCATTGGAAAATACGGCGATCCTTACGCTATAA